In Parafrankia irregularis, one DNA window encodes the following:
- a CDS encoding HypC/HybG/HupF family hydrogenase formation chaperone, translated as MCLGIPGRIVATTDVAGLLMGTVDFGGITREVCLAYVADDAAIGAYVIVHVGFAISLVDEAEAHRTLELLRSLGDVLQDELAAQDDPVRPPRHEPSRGPATT; from the coding sequence GTGTGCCTCGGGATACCTGGCCGTATTGTCGCGACGACCGACGTCGCCGGCCTTCTCATGGGCACCGTCGACTTCGGCGGGATCACCCGCGAGGTCTGCCTGGCCTACGTCGCCGACGACGCGGCGATCGGCGCGTACGTCATCGTGCACGTCGGCTTCGCCATCAGCCTGGTCGACGAGGCCGAGGCCCATCGCACCCTCGAGCTGCTGCGTTCCCTCGGCGACGTCCTGCAGGACGAGCTGGCGGCCCAGGACGACCCGGTGCGACCGCCCCGGCATGAACCGAGCCGCGGCCCGGCGACCACCTGA
- a CDS encoding rhodanese-like domain-containing protein: MTLVFDAEQVRRLLLAREEIALLDLREEDAFAQEHPLWAANLPLSRLEAEILERVPRLAVPVVVYGEHDGIDLAPRALARLRTLGYSQAGALAGGLAGWRSAGGELFRDVNVPSKAFGELVEAVRHTPSSSAQDVRRLLRESPPIVVDVRRYDEYHTMNIPSSVSVPGGELVLRIRELAPDPRTPIVVNCAGRTRSIIGTQSIINAGVPNPVVALRNGTIGWELAGLALDHGSTRRAPAEVTAEHHAAARAGAREIARRVGVRPLTLGELAGLDDPARTTYRFDVRDEGEYAAGHLPGFRHAPGGQLVQETDHFAPVRGARLVLADDDGVRATMTASWLAQMGWETYVLTVPGPSLTEVGQTAALRPAAPAVDEVEPAELATWLAGPTPSAATATVVVDIGPSREYVRGHVPGAWFAIRAQLGPAGQALPPHARLVITSPTGELARWAVADLADGHSAAGGPGGGRGGSGRVYALAGGTRAWQASGATLEAGGQRFLTPATDRYRRPYEGTDNAREAMQAYLDWEFGLIAQLERDGTHFFAPI; the protein is encoded by the coding sequence GTGACCCTGGTGTTCGACGCCGAGCAGGTGCGGCGCCTGCTGCTGGCGCGGGAGGAGATCGCGCTGCTCGACCTGCGGGAGGAGGACGCCTTCGCGCAGGAGCACCCGCTGTGGGCGGCGAACCTGCCGCTCTCCCGGCTGGAGGCGGAGATCCTGGAGCGGGTGCCAAGGCTGGCGGTGCCGGTCGTCGTCTACGGGGAACACGACGGGATCGACCTGGCACCGCGGGCCCTTGCCCGGCTGAGAACGCTCGGCTATTCGCAGGCCGGGGCGCTCGCCGGTGGGCTCGCCGGCTGGCGATCGGCCGGCGGCGAGCTCTTCCGGGACGTCAACGTGCCCAGCAAGGCGTTCGGCGAACTGGTCGAGGCGGTCAGGCACACGCCTTCGTCGTCGGCGCAGGACGTCCGACGCCTGCTGCGGGAGTCGCCGCCGATCGTCGTCGACGTACGCCGCTACGACGAGTACCACACGATGAACATTCCGTCCTCGGTGAGTGTGCCGGGCGGTGAGCTCGTGCTGCGCATCCGGGAGCTGGCGCCCGATCCCCGCACGCCGATCGTCGTGAACTGCGCCGGCCGAACCCGGAGCATCATCGGCACGCAGTCGATCATCAACGCGGGCGTTCCCAACCCGGTGGTGGCGCTGCGGAACGGGACGATCGGCTGGGAGCTGGCCGGCCTCGCGCTCGACCATGGATCCACCCGGCGCGCACCGGCCGAGGTGACAGCGGAGCACCACGCGGCCGCCCGGGCCGGCGCGCGGGAGATCGCCCGGCGGGTGGGGGTACGTCCGCTGACGCTCGGCGAGCTGGCGGGCCTCGACGACCCGGCGCGCACCACCTATCGGTTCGACGTCCGCGACGAGGGCGAGTACGCCGCGGGGCACCTGCCCGGGTTCCGTCATGCGCCCGGCGGGCAGCTCGTGCAGGAGACCGACCATTTCGCTCCCGTGCGCGGCGCCCGCCTGGTGCTCGCCGACGACGACGGCGTCCGCGCCACCATGACGGCGTCGTGGCTGGCGCAGATGGGCTGGGAGACCTACGTCCTCACGGTGCCCGGTCCTTCGCTCACGGAGGTGGGGCAGACGGCCGCACTGCGGCCCGCGGCGCCGGCCGTCGACGAGGTCGAACCGGCGGAGCTGGCGACCTGGCTGGCGGGTCCGACCCCGTCGGCGGCCACCGCGACCGTCGTCGTGGACATCGGGCCGAGTCGCGAGTACGTCCGCGGGCATGTGCCGGGGGCCTGGTTCGCGATCCGCGCGCAGCTGGGGCCCGCCGGGCAGGCCCTCCCGCCGCATGCACGCCTGGTCATCACCTCTCCCACCGGGGAGCTCGCCCGGTGGGCGGTCGCCGACCTCGCCGACGGACACAGCGCGGCCGGTGGACCCGGCGGCGGTCGCGGGGGCAGCGGGCGGGTGTACGCGCTGGCGGGCGGCACACGGGCCTGGCAGGCGTCGGGAGCCACGCTGGAGGCCGGCGGCCAGCGATTCCTCACCCCGGCGACCGACCGGTACCGCCGGCCGTACGAGGGCACCGACAACGCCCGCGAGGCCATGCAGGCCTACCTCGACTGGGAGTTCGGGCTGATCGCCCAGCTGGAACGCGACGGCACCCACTTCTTCGCGCCGATCTGA
- a CDS encoding hydrogenase small subunit: MTSESGRPLSARLAGAGVDRRSFLKFCAGITATLALPAQLAPRVAYALDQADPISVIWLEFQDCAGDTEAFLRSRNPTVADLILGMISLDYHETVMSAAGEAAEKARDDAVARGGHLVVVEGSIPLGIPGSCTVGGQSAENILRDAVRGAAGIINVGTCAAFGGIPAAGPNPTGAVRVEDVVGGVPVVNLTGCPVNADNLTATIVHYLTFGEFPELDGFSRPRFAYGERIHDTCQRRGHFDAGQFAEKWGDEGHRNGWCLYRLGCKGPSTFHNCPSVRFNGGTSWPVAAGHGCVGCSEPGFWDTMSPFYDRLPHVATSGFDLTADQIGIGVLAATATGFASHGVGKVVQHKVAARREKRAAAELAERAESENADGGAGESESEAASKSSSESSSESSSGRSSGSSSGSSSGSAGAGAGGEETGETR; this comes from the coding sequence TTGACGAGCGAATCCGGCCGGCCGTTGTCCGCGCGGCTCGCGGGCGCTGGGGTCGACCGACGGTCGTTCCTGAAGTTCTGCGCCGGTATCACCGCGACGCTCGCGTTGCCGGCCCAGCTGGCTCCCCGGGTCGCCTACGCGTTGGACCAGGCCGACCCGATCTCGGTGATCTGGCTGGAGTTCCAGGACTGCGCCGGTGACACCGAGGCTTTCCTGCGCTCGCGTAACCCGACGGTGGCCGATCTCATTCTCGGGATGATCTCGCTGGACTACCACGAAACGGTGATGTCCGCCGCCGGTGAGGCCGCGGAGAAGGCCCGCGACGACGCGGTGGCCCGCGGCGGGCACCTGGTCGTCGTCGAGGGATCCATCCCGCTGGGAATTCCCGGCTCGTGCACCGTGGGTGGCCAGTCGGCGGAGAACATCCTGCGCGACGCGGTACGCGGCGCGGCCGGCATCATCAACGTCGGTACCTGCGCGGCCTTCGGCGGGATCCCGGCGGCCGGGCCCAACCCGACCGGTGCGGTGCGGGTCGAGGACGTCGTGGGCGGCGTGCCGGTGGTGAACCTCACCGGCTGCCCCGTCAACGCGGACAACCTGACCGCCACCATCGTGCATTACCTGACCTTCGGCGAGTTCCCCGAGCTCGATGGTTTCAGCCGGCCCCGGTTCGCCTACGGGGAGCGTATCCACGACACCTGCCAGCGGCGCGGCCATTTCGATGCCGGCCAGTTCGCCGAGAAGTGGGGCGACGAGGGCCACCGTAACGGCTGGTGCCTGTACCGGCTGGGCTGTAAGGGCCCGAGTACCTTCCACAACTGCCCGAGTGTCCGGTTCAATGGCGGGACGTCCTGGCCGGTAGCGGCCGGGCACGGGTGCGTGGGGTGTTCGGAGCCGGGTTTCTGGGACACCATGTCCCCGTTCTACGACCGGCTGCCGCATGTGGCGACGTCCGGTTTCGACCTCACCGCCGACCAGATCGGTATCGGTGTGCTGGCGGCGACGGCGACGGGCTTCGCCTCGCACGGCGTCGGAAAGGTAGTCCAGCACAAGGTGGCCGCGCGGCGGGAGAAACGGGCCGCGGCGGAGCTCGCCGAAAGGGCTGAAAGCGAAAACGCGGACGGCGGCGCAGGTGAGAGTGAAAGCGAAGCCGCGAGCAAAAGCAGCAGTGAAAGCAGCAGTGAAAGCAGCAGTGGACGCAGTAGTGGAAGCAGTAGTGGAAGCAGCAGTGGAAGCGCAGGCGCAGGTGCCGGTGGCGAGGAGACGGGCGAAACGAGATGA
- a CDS encoding SAM-dependent methyltransferase, protein MTVAWMPDDAASTFDARKVFDQDYLYFYAPRLTDGRSEAEAQLIWKLLELEPGMETLDLACGQGWIANRLAARGCRVTGLDTVPLRRAPSVGG, encoded by the coding sequence GTGACAGTGGCATGGATGCCGGACGACGCCGCGAGCACCTTCGATGCCCGGAAGGTGTTCGACCAGGACTACCTCTATTTCTACGCCCCGCGGCTTACGGACGGTCGCAGCGAGGCGGAGGCACAGCTGATCTGGAAACTGCTCGAACTTGAGCCCGGGATGGAAACACTCGATCTCGCCTGTGGCCAGGGGTGGATCGCCAATCGGCTGGCGGCTCGCGGGTGCAGGGTCACCGGCCTGGACACTGTGCCGCTGCGACGGGCTCCGTCCGTGGGCGGGTGA
- the def gene encoding peptide deformylase: protein MALLPIRTLGDPVLRTPAEPVTVFDAALRRLVDNMIETMYAAPGVGLAAPQVGVSLQVFVFDTEYDPRDVAVPRRPLVVVNPVLETGSGEQHDEEGCLSVPGHAYPTTRAATATVRGVDATGAAVTYQASGYLARCLQHETDHLHGRLYIDRLTGEDRRAAQAALRDGVRPSRPVPSIFRGSSPSIFRGSSRPGQP from the coding sequence ATGGCACTGTTGCCCATCCGCACCCTCGGCGACCCGGTCCTGCGCACGCCGGCCGAGCCGGTCACCGTCTTCGACGCAGCTCTGCGGCGCCTGGTCGACAACATGATCGAGACGATGTACGCCGCGCCCGGGGTCGGTCTGGCCGCGCCCCAGGTAGGCGTCAGCCTGCAGGTGTTCGTCTTCGACACCGAGTACGACCCCCGGGACGTCGCCGTCCCCCGCCGGCCGCTGGTCGTCGTGAACCCGGTCCTGGAGACCGGCTCGGGCGAGCAGCACGACGAGGAGGGCTGCCTTTCCGTGCCCGGCCATGCCTACCCGACAACCCGGGCCGCCACCGCGACCGTGCGCGGGGTCGACGCGACCGGCGCCGCGGTCACCTACCAGGCCAGCGGGTATCTCGCCCGGTGCCTCCAGCACGAGACCGACCACCTGCACGGCAGGCTGTACATCGACCGGCTCACCGGCGAGGACCGCCGCGCCGCCCAGGCGGCCCTGCGCGACGGCGTGCGGCCGTCACGCCCCGTCCCCTCGATCTTCCGTGGCTCGTCCCCCTCGATCTTCCGTGGCTCGTCGCGGCCCGGCCAGCCGTGA
- a CDS encoding diguanylate cyclase: MVPVDIPGVSLGTELGLGVSAVVYRAERQGRCYAVKVSRGVPPPEVIRSFQREATVLACLRHPNIARVFAAGEADGRPYLVLELVEGQSLADRLAAGPAGPGPSPGRGLAGSGLSPLTVPAILRIGQDVAGALAAAHRLGLVHQDVKPANIMIGSGGRVILVDFGLLGRTGGVVRDEAVGTVLYSAPEQLGMLNRPVDARSDLYSLGVVLHTCLTGRPPFEADDVAELMRLHAVAPPPDPSRVRDDIPPALAEAVATLLAKDPDDRFQSADDLAAALAAVAGPRAPAVAARAGPWRPSDQPVGREAPLARLREAWDLTRRGAGERTVVGIAGDMGVGKTHLVRTFVRQARSVAGAVLMEAKCAERVDAPFVTFHALVESWLHAPAAAPAAPAAGETPSAAAGAGRRSQLRAAAGADAPVLAGLHPALGAPGPPRENQPGPATGLHQSASVTAGDLGVQLRLAVVRFVRELARRSGGLLLWVDDTQWLGAADRQLLEEVANDPEPAPLLVIATSRRADRLLPAGRSRRVDLRLGPLGAPEVAELIRGCLGDVADERFVRDVAIRSGGCPLAVFELVRAVIDAGLIRPSWDGFDVDRDGLDSLALPDEVLGLIRRRVGALDRSSLPVLCTAAAIGHQFDRALLAVAAGVTPEHARLALAEAEFHQLVTPVSDGCAPDRWSFVHDCVREALLSTISADGLRARHAAIADAMEASGAVHGPDLFALARHAVSGGLPAPRLYRLTRAAAEAAVAGRAPVEAERLFRAAAQAAARADIGLDAAFETGFGLACSRIVQPHRARAHFARALELENDPLARAALRAEAAGIEHGMRNYSAAANHVRRGLAEAGRPIPGPVLVGPVAFGRMLCALAMRWPATGFGTATGAARRRYETELRLHEIGGVNALFLFDIPTFLWHVGGLYVMKRVGFGELFIRGNIIINCAAAELGCGRTTRRAIRTFRALAEQTGNPALVAEADLYSCFALQFLGETTTVSDQLEATLRRAARWVDASLYDDAVTALAMNYSYRGLWREGLACLQPNAYGIDYVFNDIRIMRSRMARSLGGAGENLEPVLAAVPPAQEEAVRAFIVDHNLIETDLEEAGLDSRAVGETFDRLVASAQAKGRSPWRSVKFHRHYWLVRARGRLEQARAATGSERADRARVARRCLREALPAAALPLFRADLLVLKAIAEQVAGRPRRALRWLAAAQHLSTRLDAPRITFDVYVERARCLRSLGREGQAREEAELALTLARGRGWIARGRDVRREFGLTEKVTSLARGQGTVGLTRDRRRLDALLRVSAATTGALDPDAVADIVLTEIIDILGADRALLLFPENTMSNGPGSVTGPRSVTGPGAGDGPLVLHAGRTARDAAATEPPSTGDSSTADSSTAESSTDLSSYARSIVARVHTEGRPLVVTGTAQGAALGSESAVQHGLRSILAAPVPIEGGAPGVIYVDSQVAKGLFTEDDVDVLVTLAKQVGVALRTAEAARLQTRLATERRQRELAEVLRDVAEQAGSTLRSSDVLRRVLAAARPVLPYDDVWVLDQSAGSAIRVTEVHGDVDPRAVGSSVEHAGDVLGPAFAGAAVGGSPAARPIRLPGVPEPLRNWLALPATALRPVPAVVVLATHHGVTGGVDGSGGLGGAGPAGGPGSEGGAGPQAEVARMVLNTAATAYDNARLYEEARHSAATDPLTGLPNRRHFVEQATVEADARLPADRPTSAAMIDVDRFKQVNDLHGHAVGDEVLVEIARRIERCLRRGDLAGRLGGEEFAVLVTGGPDVAHALGERVRLAVCDRPVQTSAGPLHVTVSVGTATVDPDEPALAAVLAHADQSLYAAKSAGRNRTVTARS, translated from the coding sequence GTGGTGCCTGTCGACATCCCGGGAGTCAGCCTGGGGACGGAACTGGGCCTGGGAGTCTCCGCCGTGGTTTACCGAGCCGAGCGGCAGGGCCGGTGCTACGCCGTGAAGGTGTCCCGGGGTGTCCCGCCGCCCGAGGTGATTCGTTCTTTTCAGCGGGAGGCGACCGTTCTGGCGTGCCTGCGGCATCCCAACATCGCCCGGGTGTTCGCCGCCGGGGAGGCTGACGGACGGCCGTACCTGGTGCTGGAGCTGGTCGAGGGTCAGTCGTTGGCCGACCGGCTCGCCGCCGGCCCAGCCGGCCCCGGCCCCAGCCCGGGCCGTGGGCTGGCCGGCTCCGGCCTCAGCCCGCTCACGGTGCCCGCCATCCTGCGCATCGGCCAGGACGTCGCGGGCGCTCTCGCGGCCGCCCACCGGCTCGGCCTGGTGCACCAGGACGTCAAACCGGCCAACATCATGATCGGGTCGGGTGGCCGGGTGATCCTGGTGGACTTCGGGCTGTTGGGCCGTACCGGCGGCGTCGTGCGCGATGAGGCGGTAGGCACCGTCCTCTACAGCGCACCCGAGCAGCTCGGCATGCTGAACCGTCCGGTGGACGCACGTTCGGATCTTTACTCCCTCGGCGTCGTGCTCCACACGTGTCTCACCGGGCGGCCGCCGTTCGAGGCGGACGACGTCGCCGAGCTGATGCGGCTGCACGCGGTCGCGCCGCCCCCGGATCCGAGCCGGGTCCGCGACGACATCCCGCCAGCTCTCGCGGAGGCTGTCGCCACCCTCCTCGCGAAGGATCCGGACGACCGCTTCCAGTCCGCGGACGACCTGGCCGCGGCACTGGCCGCGGTGGCCGGGCCGCGTGCGCCGGCGGTCGCCGCTCGGGCCGGTCCCTGGCGGCCGTCCGATCAGCCGGTGGGACGAGAGGCGCCGCTGGCGCGGCTGCGGGAGGCCTGGGACCTCACCCGCCGCGGGGCTGGCGAGCGGACGGTCGTGGGCATCGCCGGCGACATGGGCGTGGGCAAGACCCATCTGGTGCGGACGTTCGTCCGCCAGGCACGCTCGGTGGCGGGCGCGGTCCTGATGGAGGCGAAATGCGCCGAACGGGTCGACGCACCCTTCGTCACCTTCCACGCCCTGGTGGAGAGCTGGCTGCACGCCCCGGCCGCCGCGCCCGCCGCGCCCGCCGCGGGCGAGACCCCGTCCGCGGCCGCCGGCGCCGGCCGGCGCTCCCAGCTGCGGGCCGCCGCTGGTGCTGACGCTCCCGTCCTCGCCGGCCTGCATCCGGCGCTGGGCGCTCCCGGGCCTCCCCGGGAGAATCAGCCCGGCCCGGCGACCGGTCTCCATCAGTCGGCGTCGGTCACGGCGGGGGACCTGGGCGTCCAGCTGCGGCTGGCCGTCGTGCGGTTCGTCCGGGAGCTGGCCCGGCGCAGCGGCGGCCTGCTGCTGTGGGTGGACGACACCCAGTGGCTCGGGGCCGCGGACCGCCAGCTGCTGGAGGAGGTCGCGAACGACCCGGAGCCGGCGCCGCTGCTCGTCATCGCGACGTCCCGCCGCGCCGACCGGCTGCTGCCGGCGGGCAGATCACGACGGGTTGATCTCCGGCTGGGGCCGCTGGGCGCGCCCGAGGTCGCCGAACTGATCCGCGGCTGTCTCGGCGATGTCGCCGACGAGCGCTTCGTCCGGGATGTGGCGATCCGTTCGGGCGGCTGCCCGCTGGCCGTCTTCGAGCTGGTCCGGGCCGTGATCGACGCCGGTCTGATCCGGCCGTCCTGGGACGGTTTCGACGTCGATCGGGACGGGCTCGACTCGCTTGCCCTGCCTGACGAGGTGCTGGGCCTGATCCGGCGCCGGGTCGGTGCGCTGGACCGCTCGTCGCTGCCGGTGCTGTGCACCGCGGCCGCGATCGGTCACCAGTTCGACCGTGCGCTGCTCGCCGTGGCGGCCGGTGTGACGCCGGAACACGCGCGGCTGGCACTCGCCGAGGCGGAGTTCCACCAGCTCGTCACGCCGGTGTCGGACGGCTGCGCGCCCGATCGCTGGTCGTTCGTGCACGACTGTGTGCGCGAGGCGCTGCTGTCGACCATCAGCGCCGACGGCCTCCGCGCGCGGCACGCGGCGATCGCGGACGCGATGGAGGCGTCCGGCGCCGTGCACGGCCCTGACCTGTTCGCCCTCGCCCGGCACGCGGTCAGCGGCGGACTGCCCGCGCCCCGGCTGTACCGCCTCACCCGGGCGGCGGCCGAGGCCGCGGTCGCCGGGCGCGCACCGGTCGAGGCGGAGCGCCTGTTCCGTGCGGCCGCCCAGGCCGCCGCGCGGGCCGATATCGGCCTGGACGCGGCTTTCGAGACGGGCTTCGGCCTGGCCTGTTCCCGCATCGTCCAGCCGCACCGGGCCCGCGCCCATTTCGCCCGAGCCCTGGAGCTGGAGAACGATCCGCTGGCCCGGGCCGCACTGCGCGCGGAGGCGGCCGGCATCGAGCACGGGATGCGCAACTACAGCGCCGCCGCCAATCATGTCCGCCGCGGACTCGCCGAGGCCGGCCGGCCCATCCCCGGCCCCGTCCTGGTCGGTCCGGTCGCATTCGGCCGGATGCTGTGCGCGCTGGCGATGCGCTGGCCGGCGACGGGTTTCGGGACGGCCACCGGAGCGGCCCGGCGGCGCTACGAGACCGAGCTGCGCCTGCACGAGATCGGCGGGGTGAACGCGCTGTTCCTGTTCGACATCCCGACCTTCCTGTGGCACGTGGGTGGGCTCTATGTGATGAAGCGGGTCGGGTTCGGCGAGCTGTTCATCCGAGGCAACATCATCATCAACTGCGCGGCGGCGGAGCTGGGCTGCGGGCGGACGACGCGCCGCGCGATCAGGACGTTCCGGGCGCTGGCCGAGCAGACCGGCAACCCGGCCCTGGTCGCCGAGGCCGATCTCTACTCGTGCTTCGCGCTCCAGTTCCTCGGCGAGACCACCACCGTCAGCGACCAGCTCGAGGCGACGCTGCGCCGGGCGGCCCGCTGGGTCGACGCCTCCCTGTACGACGACGCGGTGACGGCGCTGGCGATGAACTACTCCTACCGGGGCCTGTGGCGCGAAGGCCTCGCCTGCCTGCAGCCGAACGCCTACGGCATCGACTACGTGTTCAACGACATCCGGATCATGCGATCCCGGATGGCGCGCTCGCTCGGCGGTGCCGGCGAGAACCTCGAACCGGTGCTCGCCGCCGTGCCACCCGCACAGGAGGAGGCGGTGCGCGCCTTCATCGTCGACCACAACCTGATCGAGACCGACCTTGAGGAGGCCGGCCTGGACTCGCGCGCCGTCGGCGAGACCTTCGACCGGCTGGTCGCCTCCGCCCAGGCCAAGGGCCGCTCGCCGTGGCGCAGCGTCAAGTTCCACCGGCACTACTGGCTGGTCAGGGCGCGGGGCCGCCTCGAGCAGGCCCGGGCCGCCACGGGCAGCGAACGGGCCGACCGGGCGCGCGTCGCCCGCCGCTGCCTGCGGGAGGCGTTGCCGGCGGCGGCGCTGCCCCTGTTCCGCGCCGACCTGCTCGTCCTCAAGGCCATCGCGGAGCAGGTCGCGGGCCGGCCCCGCCGCGCCCTGCGCTGGCTCGCCGCGGCCCAGCACCTCTCGACCCGGCTGGACGCCCCCCGCATCACCTTCGACGTGTACGTGGAACGGGCCCGCTGCCTGCGTTCCCTGGGCCGGGAGGGCCAGGCCCGTGAGGAGGCGGAGCTGGCGCTCACCCTGGCCCGCGGCCGTGGCTGGATCGCCCGCGGACGGGACGTCCGCCGCGAGTTCGGTCTCACCGAAAAGGTGACCAGCCTGGCCAGGGGGCAGGGGACGGTCGGCCTGACCCGGGACCGCCGCCGCCTCGACGCACTGCTGCGGGTAAGCGCCGCCACGACCGGTGCCCTCGACCCCGACGCGGTCGCCGACATCGTCCTCACCGAGATCATCGACATCCTCGGTGCCGACCGGGCCCTGCTCCTGTTCCCCGAGAACACGATGTCCAACGGTCCCGGGAGTGTCACCGGCCCCAGGAGTGTGACCGGCCCTGGGGCCGGTGACGGCCCGCTCGTCCTGCACGCCGGCCGCACCGCCAGGGACGCCGCGGCGACGGAGCCGCCATCCACGGGCGACTCATCCACGGCCGACTCATCCACGGCCGAGTCGTCAACGGACCTTTCGTCCTATGCCCGCAGCATCGTCGCCAGGGTTCACACGGAAGGACGTCCCCTGGTCGTCACCGGCACCGCGCAGGGCGCGGCACTGGGCTCCGAAAGCGCCGTCCAGCATGGGCTGCGCAGCATCCTGGCCGCACCGGTCCCGATCGAGGGCGGCGCCCCGGGCGTGATCTACGTGGACAGCCAGGTCGCCAAGGGCCTGTTCACCGAGGACGACGTCGACGTCCTCGTCACGCTCGCCAAGCAGGTCGGGGTCGCGCTGCGGACCGCGGAGGCCGCGCGCCTGCAGACCCGGCTCGCCACCGAGCGCCGCCAGCGCGAGCTCGCCGAGGTGCTGCGGGACGTCGCCGAGCAGGCCGGGTCCACCCTGCGCTCAAGCGACGTCCTGCGCAGGGTGCTGGCCGCGGCGCGACCGGTGCTGCCATACGACGACGTGTGGGTCCTCGACCAGAGCGCCGGGTCGGCGATCCGGGTCACCGAGGTCCATGGGGACGTCGACCCGCGCGCCGTCGGGTCGAGCGTCGAGCACGCGGGTGACGTGCTCGGCCCTGCCTTCGCCGGCGCCGCGGTCGGGGGAAGCCCGGCCGCGCGGCCCATCCGCCTTCCGGGGGTGCCGGAGCCTCTGCGGAACTGGCTGGCGCTGCCGGCCACCGCGCTGCGCCCCGTGCCGGCTGTCGTCGTGCTCGCCACCCACCACGGCGTGACCGGTGGGGTGGACGGGTCGGGCGGCCTGGGAGGCGCGGGCCCCGCGGGCGGCCCGGGCAGCGAGGGCGGGGCGGGCCCGCAGGCGGAGGTGGCGCGGATGGTCCTGAACACCGCGGCGACCGCCTACGACAACGCGCGCCTGTACGAGGAGGCCCGGCACTCGGCCGCGACCGACCCCCTCACCGGCCTGCCCAACCGGCGCCACTTCGTCGAACAGGCGACCGTCGAAGCGGACGCACGGCTGCCCGCCGACCGGCCGACCTCCGCCGCCATGATCGACGTCGATCGCTTCAAGCAGGTCAACGACCTGCACGGGCACGCGGTCGGGGACGAGGTGCTCGTCGAGATCGCCCGCCGGATCGAGCGGTGCCTGCGCCGGGGGGACCTCGCCGGGCGGCTCGGCGGGGAGGAGTTCGCCGTCCTCGTCACCGGTGGCCCCGATGTGGCACACGCCCTGGGGGAGCGCGTCCGCCTCGCCGTCTGTGACCGGCCCGTGCAGACATCCGCCGGCCCGCTGCACGTCACGGTCAGCGTGGGCACCGCGACTGTCGACCCGGACGAGCCCGCGCTGGCCGCGGTGCTCGCGCACGCCGACCAGTCGCTGTACGCCGCCAAGAGCGCCGGCCGCAACCGCACGGTCACCGCGCGCTCCTGA
- a CDS encoding NADPH-dependent F420 reductase translates to MTTLGLIGSGNIGGTLARLAVSAGYDVVLSNSRGPETLADLVAELGPRARAATSAEAGAAGDLVVVTVPLRAYLDVPVEPLAGKVVIDTNNYYPERDGVIPVLEDESTTTSELLQDHLPTSKVVKAFNNIYFKHLLELARPTGAPDRAALAIVGDDPAAKATVTAFLDAIGYDTVDAGPLAEGWRYQRDTAAYGPLYAPNGFEAKPVPADTATVRAALAAARRYADLAAG, encoded by the coding sequence ATGACGACCCTCGGACTGATCGGTAGTGGAAACATCGGTGGAACGTTGGCGAGACTTGCCGTCTCGGCCGGGTATGACGTCGTTCTGAGCAATTCACGCGGCCCGGAGACCCTGGCCGACCTGGTGGCCGAGCTCGGGCCGCGGGCCCGGGCGGCGACGTCCGCCGAGGCCGGCGCCGCCGGCGACCTGGTGGTGGTGACGGTGCCGCTGCGGGCCTACCTGGACGTCCCGGTCGAGCCGCTCGCCGGCAAGGTGGTCATCGACACGAACAACTACTATCCGGAGCGCGACGGCGTCATCCCCGTTCTTGAGGACGAGTCGACCACGACCAGCGAGCTGCTTCAGGACCACCTGCCCACCTCGAAGGTGGTCAAGGCGTTCAACAACATCTACTTCAAGCACCTGCTGGAGCTCGCCCGGCCCACCGGCGCTCCGGACCGCGCGGCGCTGGCGATCGTCGGCGACGACCCGGCGGCGAAGGCGACGGTCACCGCGTTCCTCGACGCGATCGGCTACGACACGGTGGACGCGGGCCCTCTCGCCGAAGGCTGGCGTTACCAGCGGGACACCGCGGCCTACGGCCCTCTGTACGCCCCCAACGGTTTCGAGGCGAAGCCCGTGCCGGCCGACACCGCCACCGTACGGGCCGCGCTCGCCGCCGCCCGCCGGTACGCGGACCTCGCTGCCGGGTGA